Proteins encoded in a region of the Acidobacteriota bacterium genome:
- a CDS encoding sodium:solute symporter family protein, which translates to MIIPIIFVYLALVILVGSLSHRLFRGTGEDYFVATRSIGPFILLMSLFGTNMTAFALLGASGEAYHEGIGVFSLMASSSALIIPSVFFFVGTRLWAIGKREGYITQVQYFRARWGSDRLGLLLFVVLVGLVVPYLLIGVMAGGVTLNQVTDGQIPEWLGGLIICLVVLTYVSTSGLRATAWVNTFQTLVFMILGAVAFVVITRKLGGLSQGLERVMETHPELLIRGDNIKPLQLLTYTCIPLSVGMFPHMFMHWLSARRAEAFRFPLKVYPLCIAAVWVPSVLLGVLGRVDYPELTVGEANSVLVKMIALHSPEVVAGLLAAGVLAAVMSSLDSQFLSLGSMFTEDIVRHYGFHDRMSERAQVRAGRLFVVGLVAVIYLLSLVTDRSIFKLAVWSFTGFASLFPVVAAALFWKRSTRYGAYASILSVVVLWIYFFRLGWESPGYTLGGTGVMPVAFILGVSALSMIVVSLLTQPPREAVLRKFFPSS; encoded by the coding sequence GTGATCATCCCCATCATCTTCGTCTACCTGGCTCTGGTGATCCTCGTCGGCAGCCTCAGCCACCGGCTGTTCCGGGGCACGGGCGAGGACTATTTCGTCGCGACTCGGAGCATCGGCCCCTTCATCCTCCTCATGTCCCTCTTCGGGACCAACATGACGGCCTTTGCCCTGCTGGGAGCATCGGGGGAGGCCTATCACGAGGGGATCGGCGTCTTTTCCCTGATGGCGTCCTCATCGGCTCTGATCATCCCCAGTGTCTTCTTCTTCGTGGGGACGCGCCTCTGGGCCATCGGGAAACGGGAGGGCTACATCACCCAGGTCCAGTATTTCCGGGCGCGTTGGGGTTCCGACCGGCTGGGTCTTCTCCTGTTCGTCGTGCTTGTTGGGTTGGTCGTCCCGTACCTGCTGATCGGCGTCATGGCGGGAGGCGTCACCCTGAACCAGGTGACCGACGGACAGATTCCCGAGTGGCTGGGCGGCCTCATCATCTGCCTGGTGGTCCTGACTTATGTCTCCACCAGCGGTTTGAGAGCCACCGCCTGGGTGAACACTTTTCAGACCCTGGTGTTCATGATCCTGGGCGCGGTGGCGTTCGTGGTGATCACCCGGAAGCTGGGGGGGTTGTCCCAAGGTCTGGAGCGGGTCATGGAAACCCATCCCGAACTCCTGATTCGAGGCGATAACATCAAGCCGCTTCAGCTTCTGACCTACACCTGCATCCCCCTCTCGGTGGGGATGTTCCCGCACATGTTCATGCACTGGCTGTCGGCGCGGCGGGCCGAGGCCTTTCGCTTCCCGCTCAAGGTCTACCCGCTGTGCATTGCAGCGGTTTGGGTGCCCAGCGTCCTGTTGGGAGTCTTGGGCCGGGTCGACTATCCCGAACTGACGGTCGGAGAGGCCAACTCCGTCCTGGTCAAGATGATCGCGCTGCACTCGCCGGAAGTCGTGGCCGGGCTCCTGGCGGCCGGGGTGCTGGCCGCCGTCATGTCCTCGCTGGACTCCCAGTTCCTCTCGCTGGGGAGCATGTTCACCGAGGACATCGTTCGCCACTACGGGTTTCACGACCGCATGAGCGAGCGGGCGCAGGTGCGGGCCGGAAGGCTGTTCGTCGTGGGCCTGGTGGCCGTCATCTATCTCCTCTCCCTGGTCACCGACCGGAGTATCTTCAAGCTGGCAGTCTGGTCCTTCACCGGATTCGCCTCGCTGTTCCCGGTCGTGGCGGCGGCCCTGTTCTGGAAACGGAGCACCAGGTACGGGGCCTATGCCTCGATCCTCAGCGTGGTGGTCCTCTGGATCTACTTTTTCCGGCTGGGCTGGGAATCTCCCGGGTACACGCTCGGGGGAACCGGTGTCATGCCGGTGGCGTTCATCCTTGGGGTCTCAGCCCTGTCCATGATCGTCGTTTCCCTGCTGACGCAACCGCCCCGGGAAGCGGTCCTCCGGAAGTTCTTTCCATCGTCCTGA
- a CDS encoding DUF3311 domain-containing protein: MGNASTRRLVYAALLLAYLLHNDLWLWHDSRIMLGLPVGLLYHVGFCVAASVILTLLIRFCWPLPHQSSATVPGTSHKDEAQP; this comes from the coding sequence ATGGGGAATGCGTCCACTCGTCGGCTGGTCTATGCGGCTCTGCTGCTCGCGTACCTGCTCCACAACGATCTCTGGCTCTGGCACGATTCCAGAATCATGCTGGGTCTCCCGGTGGGCCTTCTCTACCACGTCGGTTTCTGCGTGGCCGCCTCGGTGATCCTGACCCTCCTGATCCGCTTCTGTTGGCCCCTTCCGCACCAGTCCTCGGCGACGGTGCCCGGGACATCGCATAAGGACGAGGCACAGCCGTGA